Proteins encoded within one genomic window of Candidatus Berkiella cookevillensis:
- a CDS encoding HDOD domain-containing protein, whose product MQSIINRLQDDIHHNKIKLPTQPEIAVKIREIEEDKNILPAKVASIISLDPGLAARIIRIANSPLMRGTTEISSLQNAVTRLGLSFVCHTVVGLAMEQIFQATHELIDKYMYQVWNESTEVAAYSHVIAKNFTSLPPEMASLAGLMHRVGILPLLTYASDHDELLEDETLLKDLIQTYHPMIGESILKAWDFPEEIVNIHKIFNNHKTKVLAENRACFSDVIAVAIDQYNKKHQLPIEIQNSEIFYKNLQLSADSDFINTPNISTELNAALKMFSKH is encoded by the coding sequence ATGCAATCTATTATTAATCGGCTACAAGATGACATTCATCACAACAAAATAAAATTGCCTACTCAACCTGAAATTGCTGTAAAAATTAGGGAAATTGAAGAGGATAAAAATATCTTGCCTGCTAAAGTTGCAAGCATCATCAGCCTTGATCCAGGATTAGCAGCCAGAATCATTCGCATTGCAAACAGTCCACTCATGCGTGGCACAACAGAAATCAGCTCATTACAGAATGCCGTTACGCGCTTGGGCTTAAGCTTTGTATGCCATACCGTAGTTGGGCTTGCAATGGAACAAATCTTTCAAGCAACGCATGAACTTATTGATAAATATATGTACCAAGTTTGGAATGAAAGCACCGAAGTTGCAGCTTATTCTCACGTCATTGCCAAAAATTTTACATCCCTTCCCCCAGAAATGGCATCATTAGCAGGACTGATGCACCGCGTTGGTATACTTCCTCTCTTAACTTATGCATCTGATCATGATGAACTACTTGAAGATGAAACATTACTTAAGGATTTGATCCAGACCTATCACCCCATGATTGGAGAAAGTATACTCAAAGCCTGGGACTTCCCAGAAGAAATTGTAAACATTCATAAAATCTTCAACAACCACAAAACAAAAGTACTGGCTGAAAATCGTGCCTGCTTTAGCGATGTTATCGCTGTTGCCATTGATCAATATAATAAAAAACATCAATTACCAATTGAAATACAAAATAGCGAAATCTTTTACAAAAATTTACAGCTTTCTGCTGACAGCGATTTTATCAACACACCTAATATCAGCACAGAATTAAATGCCGCACTTAAAATGTTTAGTAAACACTAA
- the thrS gene encoding threonine--tRNA ligase produces the protein MTVITLPDGKNLEFDHFVTAHEVAETISKKLAKRAVAAKLNDKIVDLSTLIKQDSKVTILTSEDPEGLEVLRHSTAHLLAHAVQSVYPQAQVTIGPVIEDGFYYDFAFDRPFTPEDLALFEAKMQELSRQNLTVTRHEFTREEAIDKFTLMGEKYKVKIIEKIPAGEVLSFYQQGDFIDLCRGPHVPSTGRIQVFKLMKVAGAYWEGNSENEMLQRIYGTCWADQKELKQYLFRLEEAEKRDHRKLGKKYDLFHMQEEAPGMVFWHPKGWVVYQQIVQYIRKLITKNDYQEVNTPQLVDRSLWERSGHWAMFGENMFTVTCEEKVFAIKPMNCPCHVQIFNQGIKSYRELPIRLAEFGSCHRNEPSGALHGIMRARNFVQDDAHIFCTEDQIQDEVSCFIDLLFKVYKDFGFEEVLIKLSTRPDQRVGSDEVWDKAELALQTALDSKALKWELHPKEGAFYGPKIEFSLKDCLGRVWQCGTIQVDFSMPDRLGAQYVAEDSSKKVPVILHRAILGSLERFIGILIEQYAGSLPVWLSPVQVAVLNITESQAEYVTNIANQLSNLGIRAVADLRNEKIGFKIREHTVQRVPYLLVVGDRERETNSVSVRTREGVDLGVKPIKEFEVLITNDLQLSK, from the coding sequence ATGACGGTAATTACTTTACCTGATGGCAAAAATCTTGAGTTTGATCACTTTGTAACAGCCCATGAAGTTGCTGAAACGATTAGTAAAAAATTAGCTAAACGCGCAGTTGCTGCTAAGTTAAATGACAAAATAGTGGATCTATCTACGCTTATTAAGCAAGATTCTAAAGTCACCATTCTGACATCAGAAGATCCAGAGGGTTTAGAGGTATTAAGACACTCTACAGCTCACCTATTAGCGCATGCTGTACAATCTGTTTATCCTCAAGCACAAGTAACAATTGGCCCTGTCATTGAAGATGGCTTTTACTATGACTTTGCCTTTGACAGACCCTTTACACCTGAAGACTTAGCTTTATTTGAAGCAAAGATGCAAGAGCTGTCTAGACAGAATCTAACAGTCACACGCCATGAATTTACGCGCGAAGAAGCTATTGATAAATTCACATTGATGGGTGAAAAATATAAAGTCAAAATCATTGAGAAAATTCCTGCCGGTGAAGTGCTTTCTTTCTATCAACAGGGAGATTTTATCGATCTCTGTCGTGGGCCCCACGTACCCAGTACTGGCAGAATTCAAGTCTTTAAATTAATGAAAGTTGCAGGGGCTTACTGGGAAGGTAATTCTGAAAATGAAATGCTACAGCGCATTTATGGTACCTGCTGGGCCGATCAAAAAGAGTTGAAACAATATTTATTTCGTCTTGAAGAAGCAGAAAAAAGAGATCACAGAAAGCTTGGCAAAAAATACGATCTTTTCCATATGCAAGAAGAAGCACCTGGGATGGTATTTTGGCATCCTAAAGGTTGGGTTGTTTATCAACAAATTGTGCAATACATTCGAAAACTCATTACTAAAAATGACTATCAAGAAGTGAATACACCACAATTGGTTGATAGATCTTTGTGGGAACGTTCAGGGCATTGGGCCATGTTTGGCGAAAATATGTTTACGGTTACTTGTGAAGAGAAAGTCTTTGCGATTAAACCTATGAACTGCCCATGCCATGTGCAAATTTTTAATCAAGGCATCAAAAGTTATCGCGAACTACCCATTCGTCTAGCAGAATTTGGAAGTTGTCACCGAAATGAGCCTTCAGGTGCTTTGCATGGCATTATGCGTGCCCGTAACTTTGTGCAAGATGATGCGCATATCTTTTGCACAGAAGATCAAATTCAAGATGAAGTGTCTTGTTTTATTGATCTTTTATTTAAGGTATACAAAGATTTTGGCTTTGAAGAAGTATTAATTAAGTTGTCTACCCGACCCGATCAGCGTGTTGGATCGGATGAGGTATGGGATAAAGCAGAGCTCGCTTTACAGACTGCTTTGGACAGTAAAGCACTAAAATGGGAGCTGCATCCTAAAGAAGGTGCATTTTATGGACCTAAGATAGAGTTCTCTCTCAAAGATTGCTTAGGGCGTGTATGGCAATGTGGTACGATTCAAGTCGACTTTTCTATGCCGGATAGATTAGGTGCTCAATATGTTGCAGAAGATAGCAGCAAAAAGGTGCCAGTCATATTGCATCGAGCTATACTAGGCTCCTTAGAAAGATTTATTGGTATCTTGATTGAGCAATATGCGGGATCATTGCCTGTTTGGCTCTCTCCTGTCCAGGTAGCTGTCTTAAATATTACCGAATCTCAAGCAGAATATGTTACAAATATAGCTAATCAGCTTTCTAATTTAGGCATTAGAGCTGTTGCTGACTTGAGAAACGAGAAAATAGGGTTTAAAATCCGCGAGCACACTGTACAACGTGTGCCTTATTTATTGGTTGTGGGCGATAGAGAACGAGAGACAAATTCTGTGTCTGTTCGTACCCGAGAAGGGGTTGATTTAGGTGTCAAACCAATAAAGGAATTTGAGGTGTTAATTACGAATGATTTACAATTGTCTAAATAA
- the infC gene encoding translation initiation factor IF-3 produces the protein MAISSKKSDIKINKAITARDVRLVDPDNILDPRILGPGQHIGIMSRFDAQKIANLMGLDLVEVSPNTDPPVVRVMDYGKFLFGVRKTKKKQRVQKLKEVKLRPVTDEGDYQVKLRNLSSFLDHGDKVKITLRFKGREITHKDLGQKLLDRLKLDIAEVGVVDQEPKLEGRQMVMVVSPKTKK, from the coding sequence ATGGCAATTAGCTCAAAAAAGTCAGACATTAAAATTAACAAGGCGATCACAGCGAGAGATGTTCGTTTAGTTGATCCGGATAATATTCTAGACCCGCGTATTTTAGGCCCTGGCCAACATATTGGTATCATGAGCCGATTTGATGCGCAGAAAATTGCGAATCTAATGGGTTTAGATTTAGTCGAAGTATCACCGAATACTGATCCGCCTGTTGTGCGCGTAATGGATTACGGGAAGTTTCTGTTTGGTGTTAGAAAAACCAAGAAAAAGCAGAGAGTTCAGAAATTAAAGGAAGTTAAGCTAAGACCCGTTACTGATGAAGGAGATTACCAGGTAAAACTACGCAACCTGTCGAGCTTCTTAGACCACGGGGATAAAGTTAAGATCACATTACGATTTAAAGGCCGCGAAATTACCCATAAAGATTTGGGGCAAAAGTTACTTGATCGTTTAAAACTCGATATCGCTGAAGTGGGTGTCGTTGATCAAGAACCTAAATTGGAAGGCAGACAAATGGTAATGGTGGTATCACCTAAAACTAAAAAATAA
- the rpmI gene encoding 50S ribosomal protein L35 has protein sequence MTKKVRTKLKTNRGACKRFKVSASGKVRYRKANRNHIKTKQSTKRVRHAKANGVLTPQDGKLVLVMLRT, from the coding sequence ATGACTAAGAAAGTACGAACGAAGCTTAAAACGAATCGTGGCGCTTGCAAACGCTTTAAAGTATCTGCTTCAGGTAAAGTGCGTTACAGAAAAGCTAATCGTAACCACATCAAAACTAAACAATCTACTAAGAGAGTTAGACACGCTAAAGCTAATGGTGTCCTAACCCCACAAGATGGCAAATTAGTACTTGTAATGTTAAGAACCTAA
- the rplT gene encoding 50S ribosomal protein L20: MARVKRGVTVRKKHKKILKQAKGYYGARSRTYKVAKQAVTRAGQYAYRDRKQKKREFRALWIVRINAGTREFGLSYSRFMDGLKKANIDVDRKNLAELAVFDKAAFKALVDNAKAALAA, from the coding sequence ATGGCAAGAGTTAAGCGTGGCGTAACAGTTCGCAAAAAACATAAAAAGATTTTAAAACAAGCAAAAGGTTATTACGGCGCTCGTAGTCGTACCTATAAAGTTGCTAAACAAGCAGTTACCCGTGCGGGTCAATATGCTTATCGTGATAGAAAGCAAAAGAAAAGAGAATTTCGTGCTCTTTGGATTGTTCGTATTAATGCGGGCACAAGAGAGTTTGGATTGTCTTACAGTCGTTTCATGGATGGCCTTAAGAAAGCTAATATCGATGTTGATCGTAAGAACTTAGCTGAATTGGCTGTATTTGATAAAGCAGCTTTCAAAGCACTCGTTGATAACGCAAAAGCAGCATTAGCCGCTTAA
- the pheS gene encoding phenylalanine--tRNA ligase subunit alpha, with protein sequence MEEIHSLLHQAEKEINEATDPQSLEHVRVKYLGKKGHFTEILKNLKNLSPEERKEVGKDINLAKDKFQDSFAQRKDTLDVVARNKQELKESIDVSLPGHPIQIGALHPISTTLERISQIFSQMGFHTETGPDIESEYYNFEALNIPEHHPARAMHDTFYFNDKHVLRTHTSPVQIRAMEKMKAPIRIIAPGKVYRCDSDVTHTPMFHQVEGLMLDEGIHFGHLKGILEAFLQAFFEEDVKTRFRASYFPFTEPSAEVDMSCVKCKAKGCRICKQTGWLEVLGCGMVHPKVLEYVKVDSEKYTGFAFGMGVERLTMLRYEVDDLRLFFENDIRVLKQFSGV encoded by the coding sequence ATGGAAGAGATTCATTCTTTACTTCATCAAGCAGAGAAAGAAATAAATGAGGCAACTGATCCTCAGAGTTTAGAGCACGTTCGTGTAAAATATTTAGGTAAGAAAGGGCATTTCACAGAAATTCTCAAAAACCTCAAAAATCTATCCCCAGAAGAACGCAAAGAAGTTGGTAAAGATATCAATCTTGCAAAAGATAAATTTCAAGATTCATTTGCACAAAGAAAAGACACATTAGACGTAGTAGCTCGCAATAAACAAGAACTTAAAGAATCAATTGATGTTAGCTTGCCTGGTCATCCTATTCAGATAGGGGCGCTTCATCCAATCAGCACTACCTTAGAAAGAATTTCTCAAATCTTTAGTCAGATGGGCTTTCATACTGAAACAGGCCCAGATATTGAGTCTGAATATTATAATTTTGAAGCGCTCAATATTCCTGAGCATCATCCTGCGCGTGCAATGCATGATACTTTCTACTTTAATGATAAGCATGTACTGCGTACACACACTTCACCTGTGCAAATCCGTGCCATGGAAAAGATGAAAGCACCGATTCGTATTATTGCGCCTGGTAAAGTGTATCGTTGTGATTCTGATGTGACCCATACGCCTATGTTTCATCAAGTAGAAGGCTTAATGTTAGATGAAGGCATTCATTTTGGGCATTTAAAAGGTATTTTAGAAGCTTTTTTACAGGCATTTTTTGAAGAAGATGTTAAAACGCGATTTAGAGCTTCTTATTTTCCTTTTACAGAGCCATCCGCTGAAGTGGATATGAGCTGTGTAAAATGTAAAGCCAAAGGGTGCAGGATTTGTAAGCAAACAGGTTGGTTAGAAGTTTTAGGTTGCGGTATGGTGCATCCAAAAGTTCTGGAATATGTAAAAGTCGATAGTGAAAAATACACTGGCTTTGCTTTTGGTATGGGCGTTGAGAGACTGACCATGCTTCGTTACGAAGTAGACGATCTACGACTGTTTTTTGAAAATGATATTAGAGTGTTAAAACAATTCAGTGGCGTATAA
- the pheT gene encoding phenylalanine--tRNA ligase subunit beta, with amino-acid sequence MKFSQQWIQEYVSVLSSTEQVVELLTMAGLEVDSVEEVPGSISPTSLTAATQQDKIIEIDLTPNRGDCLSIRGLARELSVLTKQAFHAPSYPEIPAQGQDSVDIQVLAPEYCPRYVGRIIKNIKSNAQIPSWMQERLSRCDIRSIHPVVDILNYVMIEMGQPMHAFDLSKIEGAISVRLAKAQENITLLDEQKITLKDNTLVIADNTGPLAIAGIMGGLSSGVSEDTQDILLESALFLNSMQAGKARQYGLQTDSSYRFERGIDPTAQVNAIERATQLILEICGGIPCQIQEVTQAAFLPKKEVISLRLPRITKILGINIEQNLAIELLSRIGCECNANGSDALSVLPPQNRYDLNIEVDLIEELARIHGYQNIVTHLPIAALSVPKQNEKRIPEQRIKHALVDLGYLEAINYSFIDSTWQKLLFPDREPIALLNPISQDMDTMRLALLPGLLKTLQYNQRRQQSRVMIFELGNYYYQEKGQSQQRQALAGLCVGMHYADTWRKEQRPVDFFDLKGHINALWQLTANTPLSFEAVDDLLNQKGKSAAILYEGNRIGLVGKLNTHLQKQLDIEGDVYWFECLLEPFLNKQIPKLLRPSKFPEIRRDIAVIVDNNVQSEALTKFVGSMTDELLQSVNIFDEYKGKGIADGRKSIGLGLILQHPSRTLVDDEVNTLMQSIIDGLKKEFAAELRE; translated from the coding sequence GTGAAATTTAGTCAACAATGGATTCAAGAATATGTGAGTGTGCTCTCAAGTACTGAGCAAGTGGTTGAGCTTTTAACCATGGCAGGCCTTGAGGTGGATAGTGTAGAAGAAGTACCAGGCTCAATCAGCCCCACATCTTTAACAGCTGCAACACAGCAAGATAAAATTATTGAAATTGATTTAACCCCCAATCGAGGGGATTGCTTAAGTATAAGAGGACTTGCTCGTGAGTTGTCTGTACTTACCAAGCAAGCTTTTCATGCGCCAAGCTATCCAGAGATCCCTGCACAAGGGCAAGATAGCGTAGATATACAAGTATTAGCGCCGGAATATTGTCCACGCTATGTTGGGCGTATTATCAAAAATATTAAGAGCAACGCACAAATACCTTCTTGGATGCAAGAAAGACTCAGTCGTTGTGACATACGCTCAATTCATCCCGTCGTAGACATTTTAAATTATGTCATGATAGAAATGGGCCAGCCCATGCATGCCTTTGATTTAAGTAAAATTGAGGGGGCTATTAGTGTTCGCTTGGCCAAAGCACAAGAAAATATCACTCTGTTAGACGAACAGAAAATTACTTTAAAAGATAATACTTTGGTTATTGCCGATAACACCGGGCCACTTGCGATTGCAGGTATTATGGGAGGATTATCCAGCGGTGTTTCTGAAGATACTCAAGATATCTTGCTGGAAAGTGCTTTATTTCTAAATAGTATGCAAGCAGGCAAAGCCAGACAATATGGTTTGCAGACTGATTCATCCTATCGCTTTGAGCGCGGTATCGATCCAACAGCACAAGTAAATGCCATTGAAAGAGCAACTCAGCTTATTTTAGAAATCTGTGGCGGCATACCTTGCCAAATACAAGAAGTGACACAAGCAGCATTTTTGCCAAAGAAAGAAGTGATTAGCTTGCGTTTACCTAGAATTACTAAGATTTTAGGGATAAATATTGAGCAAAACTTGGCTATTGAGCTTTTATCTCGCATTGGTTGTGAATGCAATGCGAATGGATCAGACGCTCTTTCTGTATTACCACCACAAAACCGATATGATTTGAACATAGAGGTCGATTTAATCGAAGAGTTGGCAAGAATACATGGCTATCAAAATATTGTTACGCATTTACCGATAGCTGCCTTGAGTGTGCCTAAGCAAAATGAAAAAAGAATTCCTGAGCAAAGAATTAAGCATGCACTTGTTGATCTCGGATACCTTGAGGCTATTAACTATAGTTTTATTGATAGTACTTGGCAAAAATTATTGTTTCCAGATCGTGAACCCATAGCGTTATTAAATCCTATTTCTCAAGATATGGATACGATGCGATTAGCCTTGTTGCCGGGTTTGCTCAAAACATTGCAATACAATCAGAGAAGACAACAAAGTAGAGTTATGATTTTTGAATTGGGTAATTATTATTACCAAGAAAAAGGTCAATCACAACAAAGACAAGCACTTGCTGGGCTTTGTGTCGGTATGCATTACGCTGATACATGGCGCAAAGAGCAGCGTCCTGTAGATTTCTTTGATCTCAAAGGCCACATTAATGCATTATGGCAGTTAACAGCTAACACACCTTTGAGCTTTGAAGCTGTGGATGATCTGTTGAATCAAAAAGGTAAGTCTGCTGCTATTTTATATGAAGGCAACAGAATAGGTTTAGTGGGTAAATTAAACACACATTTGCAGAAGCAATTAGATATAGAAGGCGATGTGTATTGGTTTGAATGTCTTTTAGAACCATTTTTAAATAAGCAAATTCCAAAACTGCTAAGACCGTCTAAATTTCCTGAAATTCGAAGGGATATTGCGGTTATTGTTGATAATAACGTACAAAGCGAAGCACTTACCAAATTTGTTGGCAGCATGACTGATGAGTTGTTGCAAAGTGTTAATATTTTTGATGAATATAAAGGCAAAGGCATAGCAGACGGTAGAAAAAGTATTGGGCTAGGCTTGATCTTACAACATCCTTCACGCACTCTAGTGGATGATGAGGTTAATACCTTAATGCAGTCCATTATTGATGGGTTGAAGAAGGAATTCGCAGCTGAACTGAGGGAATAA
- a CDS encoding integration host factor subunit alpha produces the protein MTLTKAELAESLITELGMNKRDSKELVDCLFEEVRATLENGKSVKISGFGNFELRDKSQRPGRNPKTGQDVEISARRVVTFKAGQKLKARVETPKGEVAHHNSGDED, from the coding sequence ATGACATTGACTAAAGCTGAATTAGCTGAATCGCTCATTACCGAACTTGGTATGAATAAACGTGATTCAAAAGAGTTAGTAGATTGTCTATTTGAAGAAGTGAGAGCTACTTTAGAGAATGGCAAGTCTGTCAAAATTTCAGGTTTTGGCAATTTTGAATTAAGAGATAAAAGCCAACGACCTGGGCGTAATCCTAAAACAGGTCAGGATGTTGAGATCAGTGCACGACGTGTTGTGACCTTTAAAGCGGGTCAGAAACTAAAAGCGAGGGTTGAAACGCCTAAAGGTGAGGTTGCGCATCACAATTCTGGAGACGAGGACTAA
- a CDS encoding endonuclease domain-containing protein, with amino-acid sequence MKNNARYLRANMTEHELLIWYYIRRKKINNIQFYRQKHLGPFIVDFYAPSIRLVLEIDGSQHFEKEHCEQDKFRDAYLRKAKIHVLRFNNHEIKYQMSSVLEKLNDVIEQIKQFGTVRD; translated from the coding sequence ATGAAAAATAACGCACGATATTTGCGTGCTAATATGACAGAGCATGAACTGTTAATCTGGTATTACATTCGCAGGAAAAAAATAAATAATATCCAATTTTATCGCCAAAAACATCTTGGCCCATTTATAGTTGATTTTTATGCACCTTCTATAAGATTAGTCCTCGAAATTGATGGTTCACAGCATTTTGAAAAGGAGCATTGCGAGCAAGATAAGTTTCGTGATGCATATTTAAGAAAAGCAAAAATACATGTTTTAAGATTCAATAATCATGAAATTAAATATCAGATGAGTAGTGTGCTTGAAAAATTAAATGATGTCATAGAGCAGATAAAACAGTTTGGAACAGTGAGAGATTGA
- a CDS encoding S66 family peptidase: MIPEKLVEGDQLRVIAPSRSLKIISEENINHAVNAIEALDLKVTFGKNVNEIDMMSSSSIASRIEDLHEAFSDKNVKAILTVIGGFNSNQLFRYIDYDLIKKNPKIFCGFSDITALQNAIYSRTGLITYSGPHFSTFGMKKGFEYSLDYFKKIFFQQKRIELMPSEQWADDAWFLNQDDRTFYDNEGYWLINEGNAKGTIVGGSLSTIQLLHGTSYMPSLENSILFIEADAITDGNFDVVEFDRDLQSLIHQPNFDKVQGILIGRFEKKFNMNLEQLKFIISSKQELRNIPIIANADFGHTMPIFTFPIGGLCEISASEENIKIELFEE; the protein is encoded by the coding sequence ATAATACCAGAAAAATTAGTCGAAGGTGATCAACTAAGAGTAATTGCTCCCTCCAGAAGTTTAAAAATCATATCTGAAGAAAATATCAACCATGCAGTGAACGCAATAGAAGCGCTTGACTTAAAGGTAACTTTTGGAAAAAATGTCAATGAAATTGATATGATGTCATCGTCTTCAATTGCTTCTAGGATAGAAGATTTACATGAGGCTTTTTCTGATAAAAATGTTAAAGCGATTTTGACTGTCATTGGTGGTTTTAATTCAAATCAATTATTCCGTTATATTGATTATGATTTGATAAAGAAGAATCCAAAAATATTTTGTGGCTTTTCAGATATCACAGCTTTGCAAAATGCAATCTACAGTAGAACAGGATTAATCACTTATTCAGGCCCTCATTTTAGTACTTTCGGGATGAAAAAAGGGTTTGAATATTCATTAGACTATTTCAAAAAAATCTTCTTTCAGCAGAAAAGAATTGAGCTAATGCCTTCGGAGCAGTGGGCAGATGATGCTTGGTTTTTGAACCAAGATGATAGAACATTTTATGATAATGAGGGATATTGGCTTATTAATGAAGGCAATGCCAAAGGCACAATTGTGGGTGGGAGTTTAAGTACGATTCAATTACTTCATGGAACGTCGTATATGCCGTCACTTGAAAATTCTATTTTATTTATTGAGGCAGATGCGATAACGGATGGAAATTTTGATGTTGTTGAGTTTGATAGAGATCTTCAATCGCTTATACATCAACCAAATTTTGATAAAGTTCAAGGAATATTGATTGGTAGATTTGAAAAAAAATTCAATATGAATTTAGAACAATTAAAATTCATTATTAGCTCAAAGCAAGAATTACGGAATATACCTATTATCGCGAATGCAGATTTTGGTCATACGATGCCAATATTTACATTTCCAATTGGTGGCTTATGTGAAATAAGTGCTTCTGAGGAAAATATAAAGATTGAGCTGTTCGAGGAATAG